A window from Hemicordylus capensis ecotype Gifberg chromosome 2, rHemCap1.1.pri, whole genome shotgun sequence encodes these proteins:
- the LOC128343007 gene encoding uncharacterized protein LOC128343007: MVTASGGVRSDCTQVRSSSTGSFCNHAQYQAPKVLCQASLQTGRREGCSSVSLAFRVAVHLSSDANTRSGAAEDCSGKGGSRSHCSILATQTLVLGAGVHIDSTSVATSSQKRPAFPESSSALGSRLAETSRLEVERKLLVDKRYSSRVQDTILESRRASTSCIYQLTWPAFCSWTAKHDVLPASARVLEVWGFLHSGLESGLRLYTLRQQFSALSSVLDLRDSGSSSLHPHISQFLKGVSNLAPPPIHRFPTWDLNKVLNTLTKAPFEPLSSVALRYLSRVLFLVAITLTALSHFWKGSIEIE; encoded by the coding sequence ATGGTCACTGCTTCCGGCGGTGTTCGATCAGATTGTACACAGGTACGGTCTTCATCCACTGGATCTTTTTGCAACCATGCACAATACCAAGCTCCCAAGGTTCTTTGCCAGGCATCACTGCAGACAGGCAGAAGAGAGGGATGCTCTAGTGTCTCCCTGGCCTTCAGGGTTGCTGTACACCTTTCCTCCGATGCCAATACTAGGTCTGGGGCTGCGGAAGATTGTAGCGGAAAGGGCGGAAGTCGTTCTCATTGTTCCATATTGGCCACGCAGACCTTGGTTCTCGGAGCTGGTGTCCATATCGATTCAACCTCTGTGGCCACTTCCTCTCAGAAAAGACCTGCTTTCCCAGAGTCCTCTTCTGCACTCGGATCTCGGCTGGCTGAGACTTcacgcctggaggttgagcgcaaGCTCTTAGTGGATAAAAGGTATTCCTCTCGGGTTCAAGATACCATCCTGGAGTCCAGGAGGGCGTCCACCTCTTGCATATATCAACTTACCTGGCCTGCCTTCTGTTCTTGGACAGCAAAGCACGATGTCCTTCCGGCTTCTGCTAGAGTGTTAGAAGTTTGGGGGTTTCTGCACTCTGGTTTAGAGAGTGGTCTTCGTCTGTACACCTTAAGGCAGCAGTTCTCTGCTCTATCATCTGTTTTGGACCTCAGGGATTCTGGTTCTTCATCTTTGCATCCCCATATTAGTCAGTTTTTGAAGGGAGTGAGTAATTTGGCTCCTCCTCCTATCCACAGGTTTCCCACTTGGGATTTAAATAAGGTTTTAAATACCTTGACCAAGGCTCCATTTGAACCTCTCAGTTCTGTTGCTTTGCGGTATTTGTCCAGGGTTTTATTCTTAGTGGCAATAACCttaaccgccttgagccatttttggaagggcagtatagaaattgaatga